A single genomic interval of Shewanella halotolerans harbors:
- the purL gene encoding phosphoribosylformylglycinamidine synthase — protein MEIIRGAPALSAFRVQKLMEACQSAALPVQDIYAEFIHLADLTEALDAGETQQLAKLLTYGPAIEAHAPQGNLYFVTPRPGTISPWSSKATDIAHNCGLNKVKRLERGIAYYVQADNLDDAQQKQLLGLLHDRMVEVVLPDFEQASSLFARTEPAVFTSVDVLGEGKAALEAANVKLGLALAPDEIDYLVENFQRLNRNPNDVELMMFAQANSEHCRHKIFNADWTIDGEVQPKSLFKMIKNTFEKTPDHVLSAYKDNAAVMEGSVAGRFFPEPNGVYAYHTEPMHILMKVETHNHPTAISPYPGAATGSGGEIRDEGATGRGSKPKAGLTGFSVSNLKIPGFVQPWEGDYGKPDRIVTALDIMTEGPLGGAAFNNEFGRPALLGYFRTYEQEVSSHNGVEVRGYHKPIMLAGGLGNIREEHVQKGEITVGAKLIVLGGPAMNIGLGGGAASSMASGQSSEDLDFASVQRDNPEMERRCQEVIDRCWQMGEANPIQFIHDVGAGGLSNAFPELVDDGGRGGRFELRNVPSDEPGMSPLEIWCNESQERYVLSVAPENLELFTAICERERAPFAVVGEATEERHLTLSDEHFDNKPIDLPLEVLLGKAPKMSRDVVSQKADSPALAQETIELKDAVRRVLRLPTVAEKTFLITIGDRTVTGLVNRDQMVGPWQVPVADCAVTASSFDSYSGEAMSMGERTPLALLDFGASARMAVAESIMNIAGSDIGSLKRIKLSANWMSAAGHPGEDAGLYEAVKAVGEELCPELDLTIPVGKDSMSMKTAWQDGGEDKTVTSPMSLVITAFGAVQDIRKTVTPELRSDKGDTELLLVDLSQGERRLGGSCLAQVFGQLGDKAPDLADAALLRGFFEVTQALVADKALLAYHDRSDGGLFTTLVEMAFAGNTGLDVDLSALTGTHLERLFNEELGAVIQVRAADSQAIKAQYQAAGVACHLVAKPVAGDSIIIRDAGAEVLAESRTELRTIWAETTYRMQAMRDNPECAEEEFKLKQVADAPGLTVDLKFDPSEDIAAPYILKGTAPKMAILREQGVNSHLEMAAAFDRAGFESRDVHMSDILSGRISLEEFQGLAACGGFSYGDVLGAGEGWAKSILFNGRAREEFSRFFERNDSFALGVCNGCQMLSNLKDIIPGTEHWPHFVRNRSERFEARFSLVEVQKSPSFFFEGMEGSRMPIAVSHGEGRAEFASPEALAAAEASGTIALRFVDGHGQLATQYPENPNGSPNALTGICSTDGRVTIMMPHPERVFRTVANSWHPDEWGEDSPWMRMFRNVRAKLG, from the coding sequence ATGGAGATCATCCGCGGAGCCCCTGCATTATCAGCGTTTAGAGTCCAAAAGCTAATGGAGGCCTGTCAGAGTGCGGCGCTTCCAGTACAAGATATCTATGCTGAGTTCATACATTTAGCCGATTTAACAGAAGCGTTGGACGCTGGCGAAACCCAGCAGCTGGCCAAACTGTTAACCTATGGACCTGCGATTGAAGCACATGCGCCCCAAGGCAACTTGTACTTCGTAACGCCACGTCCGGGCACCATCTCTCCATGGTCGTCGAAAGCGACCGACATCGCTCATAACTGTGGCCTGAACAAGGTCAAGCGCCTAGAGCGCGGTATCGCCTACTATGTTCAGGCCGATAATCTGGACGACGCCCAGCAGAAGCAGCTGCTTGGCCTGCTGCACGACCGCATGGTCGAAGTGGTTCTGCCAGATTTCGAGCAGGCGAGCAGCCTGTTTGCCCGCACCGAGCCTGCGGTCTTTACCAGCGTCGATGTGCTGGGTGAAGGCAAGGCGGCACTGGAAGCGGCCAACGTTAAACTGGGTCTGGCGCTGGCGCCGGATGAGATCGACTACCTAGTAGAGAACTTCCAGCGTCTGAATCGTAACCCTAATGATGTCGAGCTGATGATGTTTGCCCAGGCAAACTCGGAGCACTGCCGTCACAAGATCTTCAACGCCGATTGGACCATCGACGGCGAGGTGCAGCCAAAATCGCTGTTCAAGATGATCAAGAACACCTTCGAGAAGACCCCAGATCACGTGTTATCTGCCTACAAAGATAACGCCGCCGTGATGGAAGGTTCTGTCGCCGGTCGTTTCTTCCCCGAGCCAAACGGGGTGTACGCCTATCACACGGAGCCTATGCATATCCTGATGAAGGTGGAGACCCACAACCACCCGACGGCCATCAGCCCATACCCGGGTGCGGCCACAGGTTCAGGCGGTGAGATCCGCGACGAAGGCGCAACCGGTCGTGGCTCTAAGCCTAAGGCTGGCCTCACCGGCTTTAGCGTATCAAACCTTAAGATCCCAGGCTTCGTACAGCCATGGGAAGGCGATTATGGTAAGCCTGATCGCATCGTGACCGCCCTGGATATCATGACCGAAGGCCCACTGGGCGGTGCGGCCTTTAACAACGAATTTGGTCGTCCGGCGCTGCTGGGCTACTTCCGTACCTATGAGCAGGAAGTTTCGAGCCACAACGGCGTCGAGGTACGTGGCTATCACAAGCCGATCATGCTTGCCGGTGGTCTGGGTAACATCCGCGAAGAGCATGTGCAGAAGGGTGAGATCACCGTCGGCGCCAAGCTAATCGTACTGGGTGGCCCTGCGATGAACATCGGCCTGGGCGGCGGCGCGGCATCTTCTATGGCCTCTGGCCAGTCGAGCGAAGACCTCGATTTCGCCTCGGTGCAGCGTGACAACCCAGAGATGGAGCGTCGCTGTCAGGAAGTGATCGATCGCTGCTGGCAGATGGGCGAAGCCAACCCGATTCAATTTATCCACGACGTGGGTGCGGGCGGTCTGTCGAACGCCTTCCCTGAGTTGGTGGACGACGGTGGACGCGGCGGTCGTTTCGAGCTGCGCAACGTGCCATCGGACGAGCCTGGCATGAGCCCGCTGGAGATCTGGTGTAACGAGTCGCAGGAGCGTTATGTTCTTTCTGTGGCGCCGGAAAACCTCGAGCTGTTCACCGCCATCTGTGAGCGTGAGCGCGCGCCATTTGCCGTGGTGGGTGAGGCGACTGAGGAGCGTCACCTGACCCTGTCAGATGAGCACTTCGACAACAAGCCTATCGATCTGCCGCTAGAGGTTCTTCTAGGCAAGGCGCCTAAGATGAGCCGTGACGTGGTGTCGCAAAAGGCAGATTCGCCTGCGCTGGCACAAGAGACCATCGAGCTGAAAGACGCGGTGCGCCGCGTACTGCGTCTGCCAACCGTTGCCGAGAAGACCTTCCTGATCACTATCGGTGACCGCACGGTTACCGGTCTGGTGAATCGTGACCAGATGGTTGGTCCTTGGCAGGTACCTGTGGCCGACTGCGCCGTGACCGCATCTAGCTTCGATTCTTACAGCGGTGAAGCAATGTCTATGGGCGAGCGCACACCGCTGGCACTGCTGGACTTTGGCGCCTCGGCGCGCATGGCGGTAGCCGAATCTATCATGAACATCGCCGGCAGTGATATCGGCTCACTCAAGCGTATCAAGCTGTCGGCCAACTGGATGTCTGCCGCGGGTCACCCGGGTGAAGACGCAGGCCTGTACGAGGCGGTCAAGGCCGTGGGCGAAGAGTTGTGTCCTGAGCTGGATCTCACTATCCCAGTGGGTAAAGACTCGATGTCGATGAAGACGGCCTGGCAGGACGGCGGCGAAGATAAGACGGTTACCTCGCCTATGTCGCTGGTGATCACTGCATTCGGTGCGGTGCAAGATATTCGTAAGACGGTAACCCCAGAGCTGAGAAGCGACAAGGGTGACACCGAGCTGTTGTTGGTCGACCTTAGCCAGGGCGAGCGTCGCTTGGGCGGCTCATGTCTGGCGCAGGTATTTGGTCAGCTGGGCGACAAGGCGCCAGACTTAGCCGATGCGGCATTGCTGCGCGGCTTCTTCGAGGTGACTCAGGCGTTGGTGGCCGATAAGGCGCTGCTGGCCTATCACGACCGTAGTGACGGTGGTCTATTCACGACGCTGGTTGAGATGGCGTTTGCCGGTAACACAGGTCTGGATGTGGATCTCAGCGCGCTGACGGGCACTCATTTAGAGCGTCTGTTCAACGAAGAGCTGGGCGCCGTGATCCAGGTACGTGCAGCCGATAGCCAGGCTATCAAGGCGCAGTATCAGGCGGCCGGTGTGGCTTGCCATCTGGTTGCCAAGCCAGTGGCTGGCGACAGCATCATCATCCGTGATGCAGGGGCCGAGGTATTGGCCGAATCACGCACCGAGCTGCGTACCATCTGGGCCGAGACCACCTATCGCATGCAGGCGATGCGTGACAACCCTGAGTGTGCCGAGGAAGAGTTCAAGCTCAAGCAGGTGGCCGATGCCCCAGGCTTGACCGTGGATCTCAAATTCGACCCGAGCGAAGATATCGCCGCGCCTTATATCCTCAAGGGCACAGCGCCTAAGATGGCTATCCTGCGTGAGCAGGGGGTTAACTCTCACCTTGAGATGGCCGCCGCCTTCGACCGCGCCGGCTTCGAGAGTCGCGACGTTCACATGTCTGACATTCTCTCTGGCCGTATCAGCCTCGAAGAGTTCCAGGGCCTGGCGGCCTGTGGTGGCTTCTCTTACGGTGACGTACTGGGCGCCGGTGAAGGTTGGGCCAAGTCGATTCTGTTCAACGGCCGTGCCCGTGAAGAGTTCAGCCGCTTCTTCGAGCGTAACGACAGCTTCGCCCTCGGGGTATGTAACGGTTGTCAGATGCTCTCTAACCTGAAAGATATCATTCCGGGTACCGAGCATTGGCCACACTTCGTGCGTAACCGCTCCGAGCGTTTCGAGGCGCGTTTCAGCCTGGTGGAAGTGCAGAAGAGCCCATCCTTCTTCTTCGAAGGCATGGAAGGCTCACGTATGCCGATCGCCGTATCGCACGGTGAGGGTCGCGCCGAGTTTGCATCGCCTGAGGCGCTGGCCGCCGCAGAGGCGTCTGGCACTATCGCGCTGCGCTTCGTCGATGGCCATGGCCAGCTAGCGACGCAGTACCCAGAGAACCCTAACGGCTCACCAAACGCCTTAACCGGTATCTGTAGCACAGACGGTCGCGTCACCATCATGATGCCGCACCCTGAACGTGTGTTTAGAACCGTGGCGAACTCTTGGCATCCTGACGAGTGGGGCGAAGATAGCCCATGGATGAGAATGTTCAGAAACGTTCGCGCTAAATTAGGTTAA
- the mltF gene encoding membrane-bound lytic murein transglycosylase MltF has product MRSFLLILFCVSLLTACQGERVDAAKTVETQPKTQLNVGTLYGAQIYVTTGQGPAGFDYEMAERFAKHQGLTLNMQPYPTISDLYQAMRNGEIDLIAAGLADTQSRREQFRLGPPLYYVNQVLVYKQGAKYPTDVSQLDDNITVISDSSFIETLAEMQKLYPELVWDQQWDKDSEELLAMIARDEISYTIADSTTFEINRRYMPELRAGPVLREGQAVVWLLPPNGSDQLMSDLLSFWHQEKRAGTLAHLNEKYFAHVKRFDYVDTRAFLRAIDSRLPKYRDNFVEYAGDLDWRKLAATAYQESHWNPNARSPTGVRGMMMLTLPTAKQMGIDNRLDPEQSIRGGAKYLSDILNRLPESIPENQRMWFALASYNIGYGHVEDARKLAQSMGLNPSAWRDLKKVLPLLQKRKYYKQTRYGYARGSEAVHYVDNIRRYYDTLVWIDNQNQQLQDEVMEAQQQTAEKQSQSEISAAQPN; this is encoded by the coding sequence ATGAGAAGTTTCCTGCTGATTCTATTCTGTGTATCGCTACTGACAGCTTGTCAGGGCGAGCGGGTGGACGCAGCAAAAACGGTTGAAACCCAGCCGAAAACCCAGCTCAATGTGGGCACTCTCTACGGCGCGCAGATCTATGTCACCACGGGTCAGGGGCCCGCTGGCTTCGACTATGAGATGGCCGAGCGCTTCGCCAAACATCAGGGCCTCACGCTCAACATGCAGCCCTACCCCACCATCAGCGATCTCTACCAGGCGATGCGAAATGGTGAGATAGACCTGATCGCCGCAGGGCTCGCCGATACCCAGAGCCGCCGGGAGCAGTTCAGGCTGGGGCCGCCGCTCTACTATGTTAATCAGGTGCTGGTCTACAAACAGGGCGCCAAGTACCCAACGGATGTGAGTCAGCTGGATGACAACATTACCGTGATCTCAGACTCCTCCTTTATCGAGACCCTGGCAGAGATGCAAAAACTCTATCCCGAGCTGGTTTGGGATCAGCAGTGGGACAAGGACAGCGAAGAGCTGCTGGCGATGATCGCCCGCGACGAGATTAGCTACACCATCGCCGATTCGACCACCTTCGAGATCAACCGCCGCTACATGCCTGAGCTTAGGGCCGGACCTGTGTTACGAGAGGGACAGGCCGTGGTCTGGCTGCTGCCGCCAAACGGCAGTGATCAGCTGATGAGCGATCTGCTTAGCTTCTGGCATCAGGAAAAAAGAGCCGGCACCCTGGCCCACCTGAACGAGAAATATTTCGCCCATGTGAAGCGCTTCGATTATGTGGACACCCGCGCCTTCCTGCGGGCCATAGATAGCCGGCTGCCCAAGTACCGCGACAACTTCGTCGAATATGCCGGCGATCTCGACTGGCGTAAGCTGGCGGCGACCGCCTATCAGGAGTCCCATTGGAACCCCAATGCCCGCTCGCCCACAGGTGTGCGCGGCATGATGATGCTCACCCTGCCCACCGCCAAGCAGATGGGGATAGACAACCGTCTCGACCCGGAGCAGAGCATTCGCGGCGGCGCCAAATACCTGAGCGACATTCTCAATCGTCTGCCTGAGTCGATTCCGGAGAATCAGCGCATGTGGTTTGCCCTGGCCTCCTACAACATAGGCTATGGCCATGTGGAAGATGCCCGCAAGCTGGCACAATCTATGGGGCTGAATCCCAGTGCCTGGCGCGATCTGAAAAAGGTATTGCCCCTGCTGCAGAAACGTAAATACTACAAGCAGACCCGCTACGGCTATGCCCGAGGCAGCGAGGCGGTTCACTACGTGGATAACATCAGGCGCTACTACGACACCTTGGTATGGATTGACAATCAGAATCAACAATTACAAGATGAGGTGATGGAAGCGCAA